DNA from Bacteroides acidifaciens:
ATACGCGTAGTTTGTTGGCGGACTTGACCTTATCACAGGACTTGTCCGGATTAATGAAAGGATTAGGTGTAAATTTCCGTTTGGCATACGACAACTACTCTTCCATTTGGGAAGATCACAGTAAGACATATGCTTATAGGGGATATACGCCTAGCTGGCAGGATTCAAGCGCCGGTGGCCCGTTGTATACAGTTGTTACAGGCGGTAAACCCAGTGAAATGGCGACCGGTGCCGATACGAATGATTGGGCACGTCAGTTCAATTTCTCCGGAGGTTTTGATTATAATCGTTCATTCGGAAAACATGATATTTATTCACAGTTGAAATGGGAGTATGAGTTTCGTGACACTTATGGAGTAAATACCAGTATCTACCGCCAAAATGTATCGTGGTATACTCACTATGGCCTCAATAAGCGTTATTATGTAGATTTGGCACTGGTCGGATCGGCTTCTAATTTATTAGCTCCGGGACATAAATGGGCTTTCTCACCTACCATCTCTGCGGCTTGGGTACTTTCGGAAGAGAACTTTATGAAAGCGTTTTCTTGGGTTGATCTTTTGAAGTTACGGGCTTCGTTTGGTGTGATTAATGCTGATTACCTGCCTAAAGACGGTGATAATTCGGTATATAACTATTGGGAACAAATTTATACGACAACGGGTACACGCTATCTGTTTGATGTCGGTTATGGATCCAATTTCGGAACCACTTACATGAATCGATTGGCTACATTAAACTCGACACACGAGAAAGCTTATAAATATAATGTAGGGTTGGATGCAACGATGTTCAAAGGATTGAATTTGACGATAGAAGGATATTATCAACGTCGGAAAGATATTTGGGTGGATTCTAGCGGTCAATATTCAACAGTACTTGGTATGGATTCTCCTTATGAAAACGCAGGTATTGTGGATAGTTGGGGTACTGAGTTCGGTTTGGACTATACGAAACGGTGGGGTGATTGGGTTGTTAATGCTGGAGGAAACTTTGCTTTTACCCGAAACGAAATCAAGGAGCAACGGGAAGAACCGCGTTTATATGATAACTTGAAACGGACGGGACACCGACTGAATCAGGTGTATGGCTTGGTTGCGGAAGGTTTTTTCAAAGATGAGGCAGAGATTGAGAGCAGTCTGGTACAGAACTTCAGTACGGTAGTTCCTGGTGATATCAAATATAAGGATGTGAACGGAGATAAGGTGATCGATGCAAACGACGTGACGGCTATTGGATATAGTACGGCTGCCCCGGAAATCTATTATTCTTTCCATTTGGGAGCCGAATGGAAAGGAATCGGATTGGATGCCATGTTTCAGGGGACAGGAAACTATTCTGCCGTCTTGAATACCAAGAGTATGTTTTGGCCGTTGATTAACAATACATCACTTTCCACACACTATTATGAGAACCGTTGGACTCCCGAAAACTTGAATGCAAAATATCCGCGTCTGAGCTCGCAGAGTAATGCCAATAATTATCAGACTAACACGATCTGGCTTGCCGACCGTTCGTTCTTGAAATTACGCAATGTGGAGGTTTATTATAAATTTCCCCAACATCTGATGAAACGGACAAAAATATTAGGTAGTGCTAAATTGTATGTACGAGGAGTGGATTTGCTTTGTTTTGATCATATCGACGTGGCGGATCCGGAATCTTACGGTGCGACAAATCCATTGACCAAGAGTGTGGTAGTAGGTGTTAAGATAGGATTTTAATCATTAAAAACGAGGTAAAGAATGAAACTGAATAAATTGATATATGGCGTTCTGACCATCTTCGCTTTTTCTTCTTGTGCGGATCAGATGGACTATTCAGAGTATAATCCTTATGACGCAGGTTATGTAAAGCGTACTTTTTATGATGTAGGCGGGTTGGTATCTAACATTTACCAATCACTTGACTCTGATTTTGGAAATTATAGTGGTGCTATTTTGGGTTCTGCTACCGATGAATCGCAATATTCCTATACAGGTAATGCCATTGAGACTTTTTACAATGGAGCATGGAGTCCGGTGAATGCGCAGAGCAGTATGTGGACTTCCAGTTATAAAGCAATTGCCAATTGTAACAATTATCTAGAGGAATTTACAGGACTGACGTTCTCGGAGTATGAACAAATCTCCGATTATGAAGCTGAGATGTATCGCTATAATAATTATCAATATGAAGTCCGTTTTCTGCGGGCATATTTCTACTTTAATCTGGTAAGACAATACGGAGATGTACCTTTTACCGATCATGTCTTGTCAACTTCTGAGGTGAATACGCTTACACGTAAACCAGCTCAAGAGGTATTCGACTGGATTATTAAGGAATGTGACGAGATAAAAGATCTGATTATACCGGATTATAATAATTTGGGGGCTTTGGTTCCTGCCGGCGAATCAGCGGAAACAGGGCGAGCCAACAAGCGTACAGTATTGGCATTAAAAGCGCGTACGGCTTTGTATGCCGCCAGTCCGTTGTTCAATTCTCATCAGGAAGGTAGCCAAGAGTACAAGGAACTGTGGTATCGTGCAGCCAAGGCTAATAAAGACTTGATCGAGACTTGCGAAGAAGCAGGTATGAGATTGATAGATGACTACGAGAATTTATGGGATGCAAAGAGTTACAGTAGTGCCATCGATGAACTCATTTTCGGTTGTCGTGCCATACGTGCTACCAACTCTTTTGAAAAATATAATTTTCCTGTCGGGTTGGAAAACTGTCGAGGTGGAAACTGCCCTACACAGACATTGGTGGATGCCTATGAGTTGAAGGACGGTGGTGAAAGACCAGATAAAAAGGCGGATTATGATAAAAATAAACCTTATTACGAGGGGCGTGATCCTAGATTTGAAAAAACGATTGCTAAGAATGGTGATACAAAATGGCCGAATTGGAACGAAACTGCGTTAGAAACCTATCAGGGAGGTGCAAATGCAGAACCACTGAGTGGGGGAACGCCTACCGGCTATTATCTGAAAAAGTATTGTCAGACAAGTATTAATACGACGACAGCGAAGCCTACTACAGATAATCATACATGGATTATATATCGCTTAGGAGAGTTCTACCTGAATTATGCAGAAGCATTATTCAAATATTTAGGTACTGCTTATGCTACCAATAACGAATTTCCTATTCCTGCCAATGAGATGGTGAATAAAACTCGCCAGCGCACGAAGGTGAATATGCCTAAATTTCCCGCAGGTCTGAATAATCAGCTATGGTGGGAGAAATACCAGAATGAGCGCATGGTAGAGTTAGCATTCGAGGGACACCGTTTTTGGGATGTACGTCGTTGGAAGGAAGGAGACAAGCATTTCAGCAGCATTGATGAAATGAAAATATATAAGAGTGGGGATTCATATTCATATAGGCGTGTCACTGTGGATAGGCAATGGGATGATAAAATGTATTTCTTTCCTATTCCGCAAAGTGAAAAAGCCA
Protein-coding regions in this window:
- a CDS encoding SusC/RagA family TonB-linked outer membrane protein yields the protein MKNNKMLVLILLASLGMPIGAQNIDNKGRVSGDSVTVDVGANRVFSRHESTAAVSTVYNEEFDKRASKNISNSLFGQGLGLTALQNAGNFSSTEPTFYVRGLQSLSSSSPLVLVDGLERDMSLVSPEEVESVSILKDAAAVALYGYKGINGAVLVTTKRGKYNSREIKFTYDHVINFQSRRPDFVNAATYAEAVNEARGYEGLDVRYTPLEIHAFRYGRVKGLGDRINAQLPYFYPNVDWIDETFRDMGVSNKYNIEFTGGGSKFRYYAMLGLITDKGFVANANMNDGYSTQDKYSSANLRTNLDIDLTSTTKLKLNLLGSLSESSRPGTSSTDLWDMVYSIPSAAFPILSDDGSWGGSSTWAGTLNPVAQSQGAAYSKGHTRSLLADLTLSQDLSGLMKGLGVNFRLAYDNYSSIWEDHSKTYAYRGYTPSWQDSSAGGPLYTVVTGGKPSEMATGADTNDWARQFNFSGGFDYNRSFGKHDIYSQLKWEYEFRDTYGVNTSIYRQNVSWYTHYGLNKRYYVDLALVGSASNLLAPGHKWAFSPTISAAWVLSEENFMKAFSWVDLLKLRASFGVINADYLPKDGDNSVYNYWEQIYTTTGTRYLFDVGYGSNFGTTYMNRLATLNSTHEKAYKYNVGLDATMFKGLNLTIEGYYQRRKDIWVDSSGQYSTVLGMDSPYENAGIVDSWGTEFGLDYTKRWGDWVVNAGGNFAFTRNEIKEQREEPRLYDNLKRTGHRLNQVYGLVAEGFFKDEAEIESSLVQNFSTVVPGDIKYKDVNGDKVIDANDVTAIGYSTAAPEIYYSFHLGAEWKGIGLDAMFQGTGNYSAVLNTKSMFWPLINNTSLSTHYYENRWTPENLNAKYPRLSSQSNANNYQTNTIWLADRSFLKLRNVEVYYKFPQHLMKRTKILGSAKLYVRGVDLLCFDHIDVADPESYGATNPLTKSVVVGVKIGF
- a CDS encoding RagB/SusD family nutrient uptake outer membrane protein, yielding MKLNKLIYGVLTIFAFSSCADQMDYSEYNPYDAGYVKRTFYDVGGLVSNIYQSLDSDFGNYSGAILGSATDESQYSYTGNAIETFYNGAWSPVNAQSSMWTSSYKAIANCNNYLEEFTGLTFSEYEQISDYEAEMYRYNNYQYEVRFLRAYFYFNLVRQYGDVPFTDHVLSTSEVNTLTRKPAQEVFDWIIKECDEIKDLIIPDYNNLGALVPAGESAETGRANKRTVLALKARTALYAASPLFNSHQEGSQEYKELWYRAAKANKDLIETCEEAGMRLIDDYENLWDAKSYSSAIDELIFGCRAIRATNSFEKYNFPVGLENCRGGNCPTQTLVDAYELKDGGERPDKKADYDKNKPYYEGRDPRFEKTIAKNGDTKWPNWNETALETYQGGANAEPLSGGTPTGYYLKKYCQTSINTTTAKPTTDNHTWIIYRLGEFYLNYAEALFKYLGTAYATNNEFPIPANEMVNKTRQRTKVNMPKFPAGLNNQLWWEKYQNERMVELAFEGHRFWDVRRWKEGDKHFSSIDEMKIYKSGDSYSYRRVTVDRQWDDKMYFFPIPQSEKAKNPNLTQNPGW